ATCCCTCGGCCACCCAGCTCGTCCAGCCGCCAGTAGGGCGCGTCCGCCCGGGCGGGCCGGTACAGGCCGGTGACCCGGACCTCGCGCCGGGGACCGCCGAGCCGGTCGACCAGGCTGAGGCGCGCGCCCGGCTCCAGACCGAGCCGTTCGGCCGCCGCCGCGGGCAGGGCCACCTCGATCGCGGTGCCGCCGGAGCCGGCCGCCGGGCCGGGCAGCCGTCCCGCGGTGACGTCGACCTGGGTGCGGTCGAGCGCGGCGAAGTGGGTGAGGTCGGGGTCCCCGGCCCGCGCGGCGGGCTCCTGGAGGGAGCGGGGGAGCGCGTAGGAGCCCGAACGCACCAGCGTGCGCACGGTCACCGGATATCCGCCGAAGGTCCGCCGGGCCCCCGCGCGGACGGCGTCGTCGGCGGCGGCCCGCTGGTCCTCGGGAACGTCCGCGCGGACGACGAGCGCGGCGTCCGCGGTGTTGCCCGGGTCCCGGAGCGCGTGGCGCATCGAGGCGTCGCCGATGGCGGCGGAGTAGGCGGTGAGCGTCGCGAGGACCGCGGTGGTCAGCAGAACCGTGAGCAGGGCGGCGGCCAGCAGAAGGCGGTGCGCCCGCGCGCGCAGTAGGACGAACCCCGTCACCCGGCCCCCCGCCGTCGTTCCGGATCTCGGACGAGCGCGATGCTTTCAGAGGGGAGGGCCCGAGGGTAAGCGCTTGTAGGCCCGCCTTGACCGGATCGTGACCGGAATCCGACGCCGAACGACCGGAATGCGCCCGTCAGTGACCGGTGATCAGCCCGCCGTGTTCACCATCGAGGCGGCCGCGTACGTCAGGTAGTTCCACAGGGTGTGCTCGTGCTCCGCGGAGAGGCCGAGCTCGTCGACCGCGACGCGCATGTGCCGGATCCAGGCGTCGTGCGCGGCCTGGTCGACCTTGAAGGGCGCGTGCCGCATCCGCAGCCGGGGGTGCCCGCGGTTCTCGCTGTACGTCGTCGGGCCGCCCCAGTACTGGATCAGGAACAGTGTGAGCCGCTCCTCGGCCGGGCCCAGGTCCTCCTCCGGATACATGGGCTTCAGCAGCGGATCCTCGGCGACCCCCTCGTAGAAACGGTGCACGAGACGGCGGAAGGTCTCCTCGCCGCCGACCTGCTCGTAGAAGGTCTGCTCCTGCAACGTGCCGCGCCGAATCTCATTCACGTCCCCATGCTCTCAGACGGGGTGACCGAGGACCCAGGGCTTAGGACCACGCCCGGTGACCGCGGCCGCTCGCCCGGCGGGCCGTCCGGCAGCACAGTGGAGGTATGGCCGCGCATGCTCCGGAGTCCGCGACGGAGGACCTCGCCCGCCGGGCGCGGGCGGCCCTGGTGCGCGAGATCGACCGGAGCGGGGCCTTCGCCGCCGACCCGGCCTGGCGGGAGGCCTTCGAGGCCGTCCCGCGCCACCTCTTCGTGCCCTTCTACTACGTGGGCGGCGCGGCCGGCACGGGCGGCTTCGAGCGGGTGTGGAGCGAGGACCCGGACCCGCGGGCCCGGGACGACTGGCTGCGCGGCGCCTACGAGGACGCCCCGCTCGCGACCCGGGTGCGCGACGGCGAACTCGTCTCCTCCAGCAGCCAGCCGTCACTGATGGCCAGGATGCTGGCCGAGCTGGACATACGGGACGGGCATCACGTCCTGGAGATCGGCGCCGGGACCGGCTACAACGCGGCCCTGCTCGCACACCGTCTCGGCGACTCCCGGGTGACGACGATCGACCTCGACGCGGAGATCACCGAGGCCGCACGCCGGCACCTCGCCCGGGCCGGACACCACCCGCACGTCGTCACCGGCGACGGCGCCCGCGGGGTGCCCGAACGCGCGCCCTTCGACCGGATCGTCGCCACCTGCACCCTCACCACGATCCCGCCCGCCTGGCTGCCCCAGTGCGCGCCCGGCGCCCGCATCCTCGCCCCGCTGGCCACCGGCCTGATCGCGCTGCGTGTGCGGGGCCCGGGGTGCGCGGAGGGCACCTTCCTGCACACGCCCGCCTACTTCGTGCCGCTGCGCGGCGGCACCTCGCCCGCCCCGCGGCCCGACCGGCTCGGCGGGCTGCCCGGGCGGGCCCAGGGCGAGGACCTGCTCCGGTTCCTGCTGACCCTGACGGCGGGCCGCCTCGACCCGCAGGACGCGTACGCGCTGTGGGAGCGCGAGGGCCGGCCCGAGCGCGAGCGCTACGGGGTCACGGCCGGCGACGGGCCCGCCCGCGCCTGGCTGGACGATCCACGGGGGCCGTACGTCTGGCCGCTGGCCTGAGACGGCGGCCCCGGACCGGTCAGGGCGCCCGGGGACGCCCCGGTACGCCCGGAGGCGGTGTTCCGGACTCTTCCGGAACACCGCCTCCGTCGCCGCAGATCCGTCGGACCCGTGGAGCCCTCCCTCAGCCCCGCCGGATCGTGATCGTCGTCCAGGCACCCACGTGCACCCGGTCGCCGTCCTGGAGCGGCACCGGGACGAACGGCTGGATGGGCTCCTCGCCGCCGTTGACCGTGGTGCCGTTCGTCGAGTTCTGGTCGACGACCGCCCAACCGCCGTCCGGTTGCTGGACCAGGACCGCGTGCTGGTGCGAGACGCCCGGGTCCTCCGGCGGCACCGACAGGTCGATGTCCGGGGTGTCGCCGGTGGAGTGCCGGCGGCGGCCGATGGTCAGCTGGTTGCCGGTGAGCGGACGCTGCTGCTCGGGCGAGTAGGCCGGCAGGTTCAGACCCGCGGCCTCGGGGCCCGAGCGCTGCATCATCGCCATGAAGTACTCGCGGTCAGGACCGATCGTCGCACTCCACGACAGTGGCTGCTGCTGGTAGCCGGGGCCGGGCGGGGCCTGGGTGGCACCGGGCTGCGGGTAGCCGTAGCCGCCACCGCCCTGGCCGGGGCCGCCCTGACCGCCGGGCGAACCGGCCGTCGGCGGGGAGATGACCCAGTCGTCGTCACCACCGCCGAAGCCGGGGCCACCGGACTGCGGTCCGCCCTGCTGCGGCGGCCGGCCCTGGGTGAAGGGGGCGGCGGGCTGCTGGGTGTAGGCCTGCTGCGGAGCGCCCTGGCCGCCGGGCGTGGGCCCGGGCGGCTGCGGAACCGGACGCGCCGGGTCGGCGCCGAAGCCCTGGTCCCCGCCGAAGGCAGGATCGCCGCCGAAGGCCGGGGGGCCGCCGTACTGCCGGCCGGGCGGGCCCGGCGGGATCGGCTCGGCCGGCCGGTTCATCTGCGAGGGCCGCGAGCTCTGGTAGTCGAACGGATCGTGGCCGGGGCCACCGGGACCCGGGCCGCCCTGTCCGCCCGGCCCCTGCTGCTGGAACCGCGGCGGGCCGGCCTGCTGACCGGGACCGCCCTGGACTCCGGGGCCACCCTGCTGACCGGGGCCACCAGGACCGCCGGGGCGACCGGGGCCGCCGAAGGGCGACGGGCCGCCGGGACCACCCGGCGCGGAGCCGGTGGGGCGCGGCGCGGCCGGGGTGTAGGACGTCGCCGTGTTGGTGAGGTAGTTCCACCGGCACTCCTCGCAGAACGGCGCGGCGCCCTCACGGGGCGTGCGGCACTGCGGGCAGAGCTCGGGTTCGCCGTCCGGCACGGCGGACAGGTGGGAGCGCCCTCCGCCCTGCTGCGGCGAACCGGGCGGCGGATAGCCGTATCCGGCGCCGGGGGGCGGCGGGGGCAACGGGGGCACGGCACCGGCCATGCGGTGACCGCAGACCTCGCACCAGTCGTCGGAACCCGACTGGTGTCCGTTCGGGCAGGTCGGCATGTCGGCGCTTCCCCCTCTCCTTTTCCGGTCGTTGTGACCGGGTTTCTCCGCTTCCCCTCGGGAACCGGGCTCGCTACTTCTTTACACGAACAGTCTTTGTGGACCGTGTCTCGAGGGTCATCTCGTCGGCCTCCTCGACCCGGGCCTTCAATCGCACAGTACCTGCAGCGGCGTCGACCACGTCCACCACCTTCGCAAGCAGTTTCGCAGTATCGGCGTTGCCGGAGGCGCCGGCGAGCTGGACGGCCCGTCCCAGCTTGGCCGTTGCTCCGTCGACATCTCCCGCTTTGCGCAGATCCAGGCCCTGTTGGATGACTTGTGCCAGTTCGGCCTGGCCCGTGTAGTGCGCGACCTGGGGGTTGATGGACGTCGAGGCGACCATGTCGTCGGTCCACACGGCCCGTACGAGACCCTGTGCGCCGAGGTTGTGCACGCTGCCGTCGGCCTGCGGGATCACCAGGGAGACCCGGGCCGCGAGCATCTCCTGGCCGATGCCCGCCGTCGGGACCTGGACGCAGACGTGGTAGTCGCGGGACTCGTCGCCCCACGAGCCGGTGGGGTAGTCGCCCGCGCGCGGGCCGGCCTCGGTACGGCGGTCGGTCAACTCCTCGACCGTGGGCGCCACTTGCTTGACGAACTTGATCTCGGTGCCGACCGGCGTCCAGAGCCGCAGCGCCACGTCGGCGACCTCCTTGCCCATCGCCGTCTCCATCATCTGCGTGAAGTCGGCCGCCAGGGCGGCAGGGTCGGCGACGATGTCGGAGGTGCCGAGCAGCGCCGAGGCGATTCCGGTGACCTCCTTGACCTCCCAGTCGGTGCCCACACCCCGCGCGTCACAGGTGAAGCGCCCGGCGCAGGATGCGAGGGCGGCCCTCAGGTCCTCGGGCGACTCGTGCTCGTTGCGGCCGTCGGTGAGCAGGATCCCGTGCCGGATGGACACGTCCGCGGAGGACAGCAGGCGGTCGGCGAGCCGCAGCCAGGTGCCGATCGCGGTGCCGCCGCCCGAACTGAGCTTGCGCAGCGCCTGCTTGGCCTGGCCGCGGGTGGCCGCGTCGGCGACCGCCAGCCGGCCGTTGCCCGGGTAGACCTCCTTGGCGACGTGCGTGCCGCCGATCACCGCGAAGTGCACGCCGTCGCGCAGCGTGTCGATCGCGGCGGACGTCGCGTCGCGGGCGTTGCGCATCTTGGTCGGCGGGTAGTCCATCGAGCCCGAGCAGTCGACCATGACCACCACCGCGGCGTCCGGACCCTGACCGGCCGTGTACAGATGCGGCGCGGCGACCGCCGTGCCGACGGTGCCGCCGCCGGTCGAGCTCACCGTGACGATCGCGCTGACCTCACGCCCGCCCTCGGGCAGGTACTCGTTCTGGTACACGTCGACCGAGAACTGCGGCACGTTCGACTTCGAGAAATTGGCCATGCCTTCTGTGTCCCCCTCGCGCCCCCGCCACCGGCGGGGGCCATGACTGTGCGGACCGGTCCCCTTCGGTCCTCGGCCGTCCCCGTCCGTTCGTCGGCCTCAGGCCGATCCTGCCCCCTGGACGGGCGCGGGGAACGGCAGGACGGCCACTGTTACGTTGTCGTGGCCCCCGCCGTCCAGCGCGTGGCCGACCAGGACCTGGGCGCTGTGCAGCGGCCGCTCGGCGGCGTCGGGGGGCACGGCCGCGGCCATGTCCTCGGCCGCCTCCGCGTAGTTCCACAGCCCGTCGGTGCAGACCACCACCACACCCGGCCGGTCCGGCTTGAAGGACGCGGTGTGCGGCTCCAGTTCGTAGGCGTCGGCGCCCAGCCAGCCGGTGATCGCGTGGGCGCGCTCGTCGGCGTACGCCTCCGCCTCGTTCATCAGGCCCGCGGCGACCATCTGCGCGGCCCACGAGTCGTCCTCGGTGAGCCGGGCGGGCAGCGAGGTGCGGTCGACGGGAACCCAGTAGGCGCGGCTGTCGCCGACCCAGCCGACGATGAGCAGGGCCGGGGTGACGACGGCGCCGACGATGGTGCAGGCGGGCGCGTTCACGTGCGGGGCGTGGTCGCCCTGCGCGGTGGACGGGTCGGCCAGCGCGTTGACGGCCTCCGCCGCCGCGACGATCGCCTCGTGCAGGGCCTGCTGCGGGTGTGTGCCGAGCGGCAGGGCGGCCATGAGCGACTCGCTCGCCGCGCGGGACGCCGCGAGGGACGCCTCGTCGGGGCGGGTCGCCGAGGAGACGCCGTCGCAGACGATCGCGACGACGGCGGGGGAGCCGTCGGGCAGCGCGGTCGAGGAGATCGCGAACGCGTCCTCGTTGCGGTGGTGGCGCAGACCCCGGTCACTGACCGCGGCGACCGCGCCCAACTCCTGCTCCATGTGATCGCGTTCCCGCGGCTGCGCGTGGCCGCAGTTCTCGCAGTACCCGTCGGTGTCGACCTGGCCGGACCGGCACGCCACGCACGTCCTGCCGCCCGCGGGGGGCGCGGGCAGGTCGGCGGTGCGGGGGTCGGCGGGGACGGCCGGCGCTCCGGGGGCGGCCGGGACGCTCCCGGCGGCCGGCGGGGCGAGCGGGTACTCGTCGGGCTCCGGGGGCCGGTCGAACCGTACGCCCGACGGATGATCGCCGTGCGGGTGCTCCGGGTGCGGGAGTTCGGAACCGCCCGAGTCGGTGCCCCGGATGTCGGCGGCGTGGTGCACCGGCGCGGGCACGTCGGAGGTGTCGGCCTCCGGCGCCACCGGCCAGTCCACGGAAGGCGCCGGCGGGGGCGGCGGCGCCGCCGGTGCCGCGGGAGCCGCCGCGGGGGCGCCCGCCGCGGCGCCGTTGATGGCGATGGTGGGGTGGTCCTGCGGTGGTGCCGGCGCCGTCGACAGGTCGTAGCCGCACGCACCGCAGAAACGGTCACCCGCCTCCAGCGGCTCCTCGCAACTGGGGCACCGCGAAAGGGCCGTGGGCTGGGGCATCTGGGACATCAATCACACCCACGTCCGGGGGCGGTAACGGTTTGCACGTTCCACCAGGTCGATCCTCTCCTCGCCGCCCCGCGCGAGCCGGGCCAGCGTCCGGTAAGAACGTTCGAGGCCGAAACGGAGGCCGCGCTCGTCCAACGCGCTGCCGAGCAGCACATGTCCGCCTCCGGAGGCCGGAGCGGAACCCTGGCTACCGGAGAGTACCCAGTCCAGGGCGCAACCGAGGACCTCCGTCGACAACTGCTCGCGTCGCACCGCGTCGAGACCGAACCCGTCGAGCGCCTCGACCTGCCCCGCGGCGGCCGTCAGGTCGTCCAGGAACGGCGGCGCGGCGGCGTCCGCGACCGGGCGCTGCCGCAGCCGCGCCCGCACGGCGGCGACCCGCGCCGCCGTGTAGTGGATCGACGACTCCGGCACGGACTCCAGGGTGCTCACGGCGGCCCGGCGGTCCCCGGCGGCGAGCTGCACGCGGGCCAGGCCGAACGCCGCACTCACATAACTGGGGTCCGTCGTCCAGACCAGGCGGTAGTACTCCGCCGCGTTGTCCAGCTGGCCGAGCACCTCCGCGCACAGTCCGAGGGCCAGCTTCGGCGCGGGCTCGCCGGGGAAGGCGTCGTACACGGCGTCGAAGGACAGGGCCGCGATCTCGTTGCCGCCCGTCGCGAGCGCCGTGACACCGCGGTACCAGACCACCCGCCAGTCGTCCGGGTGGTCCGACTCCAGCGCCTCCACCCCGTGCTGCGCGGCGGCCACCTCGCCCATCTCCAGACGGGCCCGCAGTTCACGCAGCCGCAGCTCCGGGGAGCCGGCCGGGGCCGCGTGCAGTGCGGCGATCAGCTCGGCGGGCGCCGACGCGATGAGTCCCGCGAGGAAGCCGGCGTTCGGGTCGCCCGGGTCCACCCGCGGAACGGGCAGGGCGAGCGCGGCGGCGGCCGCGGGCACGGGCTTGACCAGCGTGGGGGAGTCCGGACGCGGCGGCAGGGCCGCCGCGCCGTTGCCGCCCGCGGGCAGCGACGGCGCCGCCCTCCTGCCGCGGACGGGCACCACCCGGGCCCCGAGCCGCGAGACGTCCTCGGCCACCGCCCCGAACAGCTCCGTGTCGGTGACCTTCGTCTCCGGCCCGAACAGCGTCGACAGCGCGGGCCGCGCCCGCCCCGTCTGGAGGGACACCACCTCGCGCAGCACGCCGGTCAGCTGCTCGGCCATCTCCTGCGCCGACGCGAACCGGCGCGCTGGATCCGGGTCGGTGGCGCGCACCAGCAGCCGGTAGAACGACTCGTACTGCCGGAAGACCTCGATGTGGCCGGGGTCGGGCAGGGAGTCCACGAAGACGTTCGTGTAGCCCTGGAAGTCGAAGGTGAGGACCGCGAGCGTCCGCGCGACCGTGTAGAGGTCGGAGGCGACGGAGGGGCCCACCTCGGCGACCTCGGGCGCCTGGTAGCCCACCGTGCCGTAGATGGCCGACTCGTCGTCGTCCATGCGGCGCACCGCGCCCATGTCGATCAGCTTGAGCTGGTCCTCGGTCTGGATCGCGTTGTCGACCTTGAAGTCGCAGTACAGCAGGTTGCGGCTGTGCAGATGGCCGAGGGCCTCCAGCGCCTCGATGCCGTACGCGCAGGCCTGTTCCACCGGCAGCGGGTCCCGCTTGCCGTCCGCCGTCCGCCGGTCGTTGGCGATCTCCTTCAGCGACTTGCCGCCGACGTACTCCATGACGATGTACCCGTCCAGCGAACCGGTCCGCTGGTCGAGGTGCTCGACGAAGTTGTAGATCCGCACGATGTTGGCGTGCTCGATCTCCGCGAGGAAGCGCCGCTCGGAGATCGCCGCCGCCATCGCGTCCTGGTCGCCCGTGTCCAGCAGCCCCTTGAGGACCACCCAGCGGTCGGAGACCGCGCGGTCCACGGCGAGGTACACCCAGCCGAGCCCGCCGTGCGCGAGACAGCCCGCCACCTCGTACTGGCCGTGCACGATGTCACCGGTCTGCAGCTTCGGCACGAACGAGTACGGGTGGCCGCACTTCGTGCAGAAACCCTCGGTACGGCCGGGCAGGTCGCCGCGTGAACGCCCCACCGGCGCACCGCAGTCGGAGCGCGAGCAGAACCGCTTGCGCTCGGGGACCTCCGGGTTCTCCTGCACCATCTCGCGCGGATCGGGACGCGGCACGCCCGGGACCTCGACGAGACCCGCGCCGAGCCGGCCCCGGCCGGAGGAACCCGCCGTCGAACCGGAACTGCGCACCGACACCGAACGGCCCGTCGAACCGCCGGACACCGACCGCGACAGCCGGCCGGACACCGAGCGCCGCGACTGCGAGGAGCGCGACGACGTCCGCGAGCTGGCCCGCGAACTCCCGCGCACACTCCCGCTGGTGGAACCGCGCGCGGCACCGCCGCCCGCCGTCACCCCCGTCGGAGGCGAGTTCACCGTCCCCTTCCCGGACACGACCGGGGCGAGCCCGCACGTGTCGCAGTACAGCTCGCCCCCGCCCATGTCCTCGTACGACCCCTCGCAACCGGGCCGCTGGCATCTCTGTCGTTCACCCACAGCGTGCTCACTCACGCCGCACCCCCTTCCCCGCTCACGCGTCGGGCCCCCTGTGCTCCGCCCGGTCCTGCGGTCCGCCCTGCTCCGGCACCCTCGGGCTCAACGCCTCCGCGGCCGCCCGCTGATACCGCAGCACCGCCTCCTCCGCCACCCGGAGATCGCAGGGAGCGCTCCACAGCATGCGCCGGGCCGCGTCGTAGCGCTCCACGAGGAACGGGTCCTCGGCGAAACCGAGCCGAGCGACCTTCGCCTTGTACGCGTCGAGCCGGCCGCGCAGCTCCGCGCGGACCGCCAGCGGCGCGGTGACCGCCGTCAACGACTCACGGGCCCGCAGCAGTTCGTCCTCCGCCTTCTCCTCCAGCGCCTCCAGCAGCGGTGACAGACGGTGCCACTGCGCGTGCCTGCGGTACTCCGCGGCCGCCGCCAGCTGTTCCTGCAACGCCGTCGGCGGACCGCTCACGGCGGGCACCTCCGACGCGGCGATCTTCGCGAGGACCTCGCCGCGGGCACTGCGCGCCTCGGCGAGCGTGCGGTCCGCCCGGCTCAGTACGTCCCGCAGCTTCACCAGCCGCGCCTCCGCGTCCTGGCGCACGGTGAGCACCGCGTCGATCTCGCGGCGCACCTCCTCCAGGGCGCGCGCCTCACGGTCGTACGCCGTCGTGTCCGGCCGGCCGCCACCGGGGGCCGAACTCCCCTGCGCCGGCGTCCAGAAGGCCAGCGGGTCGGAGATGACCTGCTCGCGCAGGGTGGTCAGGGTGCGGGTGATCCGCTCCAGGTCGTCGCCCGAGGGATGCTCGCCGGGGCGCACGCCCACGGAGTGCGCGAGCCGGCGGGTGCGCTGGAGCTCGGCGGCCAGTAAATCGATCCGGGCGGGCAGCGCGGACCACACGGCGTCCGCGCTGACGACCATGTCGAGCGAGGACGCGTACAGGTCGTTCATCCGGTCCACCAGCGCGGCCAGCGTGAACCGCTCGCTGAGCTTGCCGGTGCCGGCCAGCGTCGGCGCGTTCGCCGTGGCCGTGGTGGAACCGGCGACCGTGATGCCCGATCCCCGCAGCAGCTCGGTCAGTTCGACCAGATCCTCACGGCTGGACCAGCGCCGGCGGGAGCGGATCTCGCGCGCGGAGCGCAGCGCGTCCGCGTAGGCGTCGAAGTACGCCCACAGCAGCGTGATCGAGGCGTCCGCGGACGTCCAGCGCTCCTTGGTCGTGCCGGTGAGTTCGGCGCCTTCGAGGAGCCTGCGGCCCGCGTGGTCCTGCAGGGCGAGGAGGGAGGTCTCGATGGCCTCGTGCTC
The window above is part of the Streptomyces sp. NBC_01428 genome. Proteins encoded here:
- a CDS encoding globin, which codes for MNEIRRGTLQEQTFYEQVGGEETFRRLVHRFYEGVAEDPLLKPMYPEEDLGPAEERLTLFLIQYWGGPTTYSENRGHPRLRMRHAPFKVDQAAHDAWIRHMRVAVDELGLSAEHEHTLWNYLTYAAASMVNTAG
- a CDS encoding methyltransferase domain-containing protein, with the translated sequence MAAHAPESATEDLARRARAALVREIDRSGAFAADPAWREAFEAVPRHLFVPFYYVGGAAGTGGFERVWSEDPDPRARDDWLRGAYEDAPLATRVRDGELVSSSSQPSLMARMLAELDIRDGHHVLEIGAGTGYNAALLAHRLGDSRVTTIDLDAEITEAARRHLARAGHHPHVVTGDGARGVPERAPFDRIVATCTLTTIPPAWLPQCAPGARILAPLATGLIALRVRGPGCAEGTFLHTPAYFVPLRGGTSPAPRPDRLGGLPGRAQGEDLLRFLLTLTAGRLDPQDAYALWEREGRPERERYGVTAGDGPARAWLDDPRGPYVWPLA
- a CDS encoding serine/threonine-protein kinase, which encodes MGGGELYCDTCGLAPVVSGKGTVNSPPTGVTAGGGAARGSTSGSVRGSSRASSRTSSRSSQSRRSVSGRLSRSVSGGSTGRSVSVRSSGSTAGSSGRGRLGAGLVEVPGVPRPDPREMVQENPEVPERKRFCSRSDCGAPVGRSRGDLPGRTEGFCTKCGHPYSFVPKLQTGDIVHGQYEVAGCLAHGGLGWVYLAVDRAVSDRWVVLKGLLDTGDQDAMAAAISERRFLAEIEHANIVRIYNFVEHLDQRTGSLDGYIVMEYVGGKSLKEIANDRRTADGKRDPLPVEQACAYGIEALEALGHLHSRNLLYCDFKVDNAIQTEDQLKLIDMGAVRRMDDDESAIYGTVGYQAPEVAEVGPSVASDLYTVARTLAVLTFDFQGYTNVFVDSLPDPGHIEVFRQYESFYRLLVRATDPDPARRFASAQEMAEQLTGVLREVVSLQTGRARPALSTLFGPETKVTDTELFGAVAEDVSRLGARVVPVRGRRAAPSLPAGGNGAAALPPRPDSPTLVKPVPAAAAALALPVPRVDPGDPNAGFLAGLIASAPAELIAALHAAPAGSPELRLRELRARLEMGEVAAAQHGVEALESDHPDDWRVVWYRGVTALATGGNEIAALSFDAVYDAFPGEPAPKLALGLCAEVLGQLDNAAEYYRLVWTTDPSYVSAAFGLARVQLAAGDRRAAVSTLESVPESSIHYTAARVAAVRARLRQRPVADAAAPPFLDDLTAAAGQVEALDGFGLDAVRREQLSTEVLGCALDWVLSGSQGSAPASGGGHVLLGSALDERGLRFGLERSYRTLARLARGGEERIDLVERANRYRPRTWV
- a CDS encoding FHA domain-containing protein; this encodes MPTCPNGHQSGSDDWCEVCGHRMAGAVPPLPPPPPGAGYGYPPPGSPQQGGGRSHLSAVPDGEPELCPQCRTPREGAAPFCEECRWNYLTNTATSYTPAAPRPTGSAPGGPGGPSPFGGPGRPGGPGGPGQQGGPGVQGGPGQQAGPPRFQQQGPGGQGGPGPGGPGHDPFDYQSSRPSQMNRPAEPIPPGPPGRQYGGPPAFGGDPAFGGDQGFGADPARPVPQPPGPTPGGQGAPQQAYTQQPAAPFTQGRPPQQGGPQSGGPGFGGGDDDWVISPPTAGSPGGQGGPGQGGGGYGYPQPGATQAPPGPGYQQQPLSWSATIGPDREYFMAMMQRSGPEAAGLNLPAYSPEQQRPLTGNQLTIGRRRHSTGDTPDIDLSVPPEDPGVSHQHAVLVQQPDGGWAVVDQNSTNGTTVNGGEEPIQPFVPVPLQDGDRVHVGAWTTITIRRG
- a CDS encoding vWA domain-containing protein; translated protein: MANFSKSNVPQFSVDVYQNEYLPEGGREVSAIVTVSSTGGGTVGTAVAAPHLYTAGQGPDAAVVVMVDCSGSMDYPPTKMRNARDATSAAIDTLRDGVHFAVIGGTHVAKEVYPGNGRLAVADAATRGQAKQALRKLSSGGGTAIGTWLRLADRLLSSADVSIRHGILLTDGRNEHESPEDLRAALASCAGRFTCDARGVGTDWEVKEVTGIASALLGTSDIVADPAALAADFTQMMETAMGKEVADVALRLWTPVGTEIKFVKQVAPTVEELTDRRTEAGPRAGDYPTGSWGDESRDYHVCVQVPTAGIGQEMLAARVSLVIPQADGSVHNLGAQGLVRAVWTDDMVASTSINPQVAHYTGQAELAQVIQQGLDLRKAGDVDGATAKLGRAVQLAGASGNADTAKLLAKVVDVVDAAAGTVRLKARVEEADEMTLETRSTKTVRVKK
- a CDS encoding PP2C family serine/threonine-protein phosphatase; its protein translation is MMSQMPQPTALSRCPSCEEPLEAGDRFCGACGYDLSTAPAPPQDHPTIAINGAAAGAPAAAPAAPAAPPPPPAPSVDWPVAPEADTSDVPAPVHHAADIRGTDSGGSELPHPEHPHGDHPSGVRFDRPPEPDEYPLAPPAAGSVPAAPGAPAVPADPRTADLPAPPAGGRTCVACRSGQVDTDGYCENCGHAQPRERDHMEQELGAVAAVSDRGLRHHRNEDAFAISSTALPDGSPAVVAIVCDGVSSATRPDEASLAASRAASESLMAALPLGTHPQQALHEAIVAAAEAVNALADPSTAQGDHAPHVNAPACTIVGAVVTPALLIVGWVGDSRAYWVPVDRTSLPARLTEDDSWAAQMVAAGLMNEAEAYADERAHAITGWLGADAYELEPHTASFKPDRPGVVVVCTDGLWNYAEAAEDMAAAVPPDAAERPLHSAQVLVGHALDGGGHDNVTVAVLPFPAPVQGAGSA